One stretch of Candidatus Saccharibacteria bacterium oral taxon 488 DNA includes these proteins:
- a CDS encoding ABC transporter ATP-binding protein: MKPLIHMLRYARGMGRYYVGVSISSVVVALTGIAVPFVISLATNLMVDVVEGGKVGIEQAIFLALVLLALDVTNTMVRNLGGYWGDVMATRLKQQLSTRYYHHLLGLPQSYFDGELTGTIINRLNRAITETTNFLNMFANNFFQMLLTTGITIGIVLVYSLELAVMVVIMYPLFMWLTALTSKKWQAFQNRKNHETDMASGRFAEVIAQIKVVKSYVRESLEYRHFAKRYRKTIAITRKQSRYWHSMDIVRGVVLSVIFFMIFAYIFVQTTERRFSIGDMVLLITLINNLRMPLFNMSFIVDNFQKALAGSRDFVGVMTLRPAIEDVPHAPELVVSRGAVEFRNVSFRYASAPQKPVLTDISFTLRPGEHVALVSESGGGKTTLTNLLMRLYQPDSGEITIDDMAIDAVQQKSLRRHIATVFQEPALFSGTIRENIAYGADEPTDEQVIAAAKAANAHDFISGLDKGYDTQIGERGLKLSGGQKQRIAIARAVLKDAPILILDEATSNLDSKSEHLVQQALERLMKGRTTLIIAHRLSTIATVDRIVTLKHGRVDEIGTPKQLAKSGGIYADLLKLQRTAGLGIDDELARYDIAAEKKH; encoded by the coding sequence ATGAAGCCGCTAATCCACATGCTCCGGTATGCGCGCGGTATGGGCAGATACTACGTCGGGGTTAGTATCAGCTCGGTTGTCGTGGCACTGACCGGCATCGCGGTGCCGTTCGTGATTTCGCTGGCAACCAACTTGATGGTTGACGTGGTTGAGGGCGGCAAGGTGGGAATTGAGCAGGCGATTTTCTTGGCGCTGGTGCTGCTGGCGCTTGACGTGACGAATACGATGGTGCGAAACCTTGGCGGTTACTGGGGCGACGTGATGGCCACGCGGCTCAAACAGCAGCTGTCGACGCGGTACTATCATCACTTGCTTGGCTTGCCACAAAGTTATTTTGATGGCGAGCTGACTGGGACGATTATCAATCGCCTCAACCGCGCGATTACCGAAACGACGAATTTCCTGAACATGTTTGCCAATAACTTTTTCCAGATGCTGCTCACGACAGGTATCACCATCGGCATCGTTCTGGTGTACAGCCTGGAGTTGGCGGTAATGGTGGTCATTATGTATCCGCTATTTATGTGGCTGACGGCGCTGACCAGCAAGAAATGGCAGGCCTTTCAGAACCGTAAAAATCATGAGACGGATATGGCCAGCGGCCGGTTCGCCGAAGTCATTGCTCAGATCAAAGTCGTCAAAAGCTACGTCCGTGAGTCGCTCGAATATCGTCATTTTGCCAAGCGTTACCGCAAAACAATCGCCATCACACGCAAGCAATCGCGCTATTGGCACAGCATGGACATCGTGCGCGGCGTGGTGTTGTCGGTCATTTTCTTTATGATTTTTGCCTACATTTTTGTGCAGACGACCGAGCGGCGTTTTTCGATCGGCGATATGGTGCTGTTGATCACGCTGATTAATAATTTGCGGATGCCGCTGTTTAACATGAGTTTCATCGTTGATAATTTCCAGAAAGCTCTGGCTGGGAGTCGGGATTTTGTTGGTGTGATGACGCTACGCCCAGCAATTGAAGATGTGCCTCACGCGCCGGAATTAGTCGTGAGCCGCGGGGCAGTCGAGTTTCGCAACGTCTCGTTTCGCTACGCCTCTGCTCCGCAAAAACCAGTGTTGACCGACATCTCGTTCACGCTTCGTCCCGGTGAGCATGTTGCTCTCGTCAGCGAGTCGGGTGGCGGCAAGACTACCTTGACGAATTTACTGATGCGCCTATATCAGCCAGATAGTGGCGAGATTACCATTGACGATATGGCCATTGACGCGGTGCAGCAAAAGAGTTTGCGCCGTCATATCGCCACGGTATTTCAGGAGCCAGCGCTCTTTTCTGGCACAATTCGTGAAAATATCGCTTATGGCGCCGACGAGCCGACGGATGAGCAGGTGATCGCCGCTGCCAAGGCCGCCAACGCGCACGACTTTATCAGCGGGCTTGATAAAGGGTACGATACACAAATTGGCGAGCGTGGCCTCAAGCTGTCTGGCGGTCAAAAACAGCGCATCGCCATCGCGCGGGCGGTACTCAAGGATGCGCCGATTCTCATTCTCGACGAGGCAACAAGCAACCTTGACAGTAAGAGCGAGCACCTAGTGCAGCAGGCGCTGGAGCGACTGATGAAGGGGCGAACGACGCTGATTATCGCTCACCGGCTGAGTACCATCGCTACGGTGGATCGGATCGTGACGCTAAAACATGGCCGGGTCGACGAGATCGGTACGCCGAAACAGCTGGCGAAATCGGGTGGCATTTATGCTGATTTACTCAAGCTACAGCGGACAGCCGGTTTGGGGATTGATGACGAACTCGCGCGGTATGACATTGCGGCCGAGAAGAAACATTGA
- the pheT gene encoding phenylalanine--tRNA ligase subunit beta produces the protein MKVSLNIIKQLINFELPPVDELVARVNQQLGGVEAVIDLKAKYGGARIVRVVECVKHPDADRLSVTKIDDGGVAADVPRDDNGLVQVVCGAPNVHADMWAIWLPPESTVPASFDDDEPFVLDARPLRGVLSQGMLAAADELAIGTDHEGIIEIHEHDVPAGVELTAGAGFAETFGLDDYVLDIENKMFTHRPDCFGQLGVAREIAGIFHQQFTSPEWYNVIQEFAGGDGLELEIFNEVTEVVPVFSAVAIKNIEVRPSPLWLQCQLVAMGGKPINNIVDATNYMMLMTAQPTHAYDYDKLRGSTLGARLARAGEKVSLLNGKEYELTTDDIVIADGEGVIGLAGIMGGVNTEVSDSTKNIVLECANFDMYALRRTAMRHGIFTDALTRFNKGQSSAQTDPVLKRLMDMVGGEQASPVLFKNHQSLRSMLTDGMRWWGGLVVPSGFIEERLGVNFADGEMNTLLGNVEFFVDEGHEYGEDGMLVYSPFWRTDIELPEDIVEEVGRLYGFDKLPRQLPRRSIKPAPKNVRRELKNAVRRSLSRAGANEVLTYSFVHERILKNAEQDVTQAYKLSNALSPDLQYYRLTVLPSLLDKVHANIKAGHDEFALFEMGKGHGKMHGLGEDGLPEASQFTDIVYAAKKPAAGAPFYKIRCLVEQLARELGADLVFKPIEQELTLPVAAPFDQSRSALVETTDGMFIGIVGELKQSVIKSFKLPTYVAAASLDMAGLETVYAKRDSHYQPLSRYPSTSRDISLKLPTTIRYQQLLQTLDEAVRDVGMEVRIEPLTIYQSEHEAAQKTMTWRLTFTSLARTLVDNDITPVMQRIEQTTKDRWGAETV, from the coding sequence GTTCGGGTGGTTGAATGCGTCAAGCATCCTGATGCTGATCGGTTGAGTGTGACCAAGATCGATGATGGCGGCGTGGCGGCGGATGTGCCGCGTGACGACAACGGGCTGGTGCAGGTGGTCTGCGGCGCGCCGAATGTGCATGCGGATATGTGGGCGATTTGGTTGCCGCCAGAAAGCACGGTGCCGGCGAGTTTTGATGACGATGAACCGTTCGTGTTGGATGCGCGACCACTGCGCGGCGTGCTCAGCCAAGGTATGTTGGCGGCGGCGGACGAGCTGGCGATTGGTACGGATCACGAGGGAATTATTGAAATTCATGAACACGACGTACCGGCGGGTGTTGAGCTAACCGCGGGAGCTGGTTTCGCTGAAACGTTTGGTTTGGATGACTATGTGCTGGACATTGAGAACAAGATGTTTACGCACCGGCCGGACTGCTTCGGGCAGCTCGGTGTGGCGCGCGAGATTGCCGGGATTTTTCATCAGCAGTTTACCAGTCCCGAGTGGTACAATGTGATTCAAGAATTTGCTGGTGGCGACGGTCTCGAGCTCGAGATATTCAATGAGGTGACTGAAGTAGTGCCGGTGTTTTCAGCGGTAGCTATCAAAAATATCGAGGTGCGTCCGAGTCCGCTATGGCTGCAGTGTCAGCTGGTGGCGATGGGCGGTAAACCAATTAACAATATTGTTGACGCGACAAATTACATGATGCTCATGACGGCGCAGCCAACGCATGCATATGATTATGATAAATTACGCGGGTCTACACTCGGGGCGCGGCTGGCTCGTGCTGGTGAGAAAGTTAGCTTGCTGAATGGCAAGGAGTATGAGCTGACGACGGACGACATTGTCATCGCTGATGGCGAGGGTGTGATAGGTCTCGCGGGAATTATGGGTGGTGTTAACACTGAAGTTTCGGATAGCACGAAAAACATCGTTTTGGAATGCGCTAATTTTGATATGTATGCACTGCGCCGCACCGCTATGCGACACGGTATTTTTACCGATGCGTTGACACGGTTTAATAAGGGTCAGTCATCGGCACAAACTGACCCGGTACTCAAGCGCCTCATGGACATGGTTGGCGGTGAGCAAGCCAGCCCTGTATTATTCAAGAATCATCAATCCCTCCGGTCTATGTTAACTGACGGTATGCGCTGGTGGGGCGGGTTAGTAGTACCGAGCGGCTTTATTGAAGAGCGGCTCGGCGTAAATTTTGCCGATGGTGAAATGAATACGCTGCTAGGAAACGTTGAGTTTTTCGTTGATGAAGGGCATGAGTATGGTGAGGATGGCATGCTGGTCTACAGCCCGTTTTGGCGCACCGATATTGAGCTGCCTGAGGATATCGTCGAGGAGGTTGGGCGGCTTTATGGCTTTGATAAACTGCCGCGTCAATTGCCGCGTCGTAGTATTAAACCAGCGCCAAAAAATGTGCGCCGCGAATTGAAAAACGCCGTTCGCCGTAGTCTATCGCGTGCTGGTGCCAATGAAGTCTTGACCTACAGCTTCGTTCATGAACGCATCCTGAAAAACGCCGAGCAGGACGTCACTCAGGCATATAAATTATCAAACGCCCTTAGTCCTGATTTGCAATATTATCGCTTGACGGTGTTACCAAGTTTGCTCGACAAGGTTCACGCCAACATCAAGGCCGGGCATGATGAATTTGCCTTGTTTGAAATGGGTAAGGGCCACGGCAAAATGCACGGCCTAGGCGAAGATGGTTTGCCAGAAGCCAGCCAGTTCACCGACATCGTCTACGCCGCCAAAAAGCCGGCAGCAGGCGCGCCATTTTACAAAATTCGTTGCTTGGTTGAGCAGTTGGCGCGTGAGCTTGGTGCTGATCTGGTATTCAAGCCAATTGAACAAGAACTTACGCTTCCAGTCGCGGCACCGTTTGACCAATCACGCAGTGCACTGGTCGAGACAACCGATGGAATGTTCATTGGCATAGTCGGCGAATTGAAGCAGTCAGTCATCAAGAGCTTCAAATTACCAACGTACGTGGCGGCAGCGAGCTTGGACATGGCTGGCCTGGAGACCGTTTACGCCAAGCGTGACAGTCATTATCAGCCGCTCAGCCGCTATCCATCAACCAGCCGCGACATTTCGCTCAAACTACCGACCACCATCAGATATCAGCAACTGTTGCAGACACTGGATGAGGCCGTGCGGGACGTTGGTATGGAGGTGCGAATTGAGCCACTCACCATTTATCAATCTGAGCATGAAGCGGCGCAGAAAACGATGACGTGGCGGCTGACGTTTACTTCACTTGCACGGACATTGGTGGATAATGATATCACGCCGGTGATGCAGCGGATTGAACAGACAACTAAAGACAGATGGGGCGCTGAAACAGTCTGA
- a CDS encoding thioredoxin reductase, whose protein sequence is MSKEIIIVGAGPSALTAAIYLSREDVPTTLYERGVVGGMAAITDQIDNYPGFAEGVTGMKLASELQQQAERFGADIEYGDVTELKQVDGELELTIDGQPVRAKAVLLATGSNHRKLGVPGEDELYGRGVHYCATCDGAFYRDKRLIVVGGGNSAVQEAIFLTRYASHIDLLVRSKLRASDVLQKELQKYVDEGKITVHIGATTDEIIVKDDKFYGVKSTQNGEQKEFTADGLFVFIGLIPNTQFLKESDVELDLGGHIVTDEHLHTNIPGVFASGDVRSGATMQIASAVGEGAVAALQIREYLQEKAREE, encoded by the coding sequence ATGTCTAAAGAGATTATCATTGTCGGTGCCGGTCCAAGCGCACTCACTGCAGCAATTTACCTATCGCGCGAAGACGTGCCGACAACACTATACGAACGCGGCGTGGTTGGCGGTATGGCGGCCATCACTGATCAAATCGATAATTATCCAGGCTTTGCTGAGGGCGTGACCGGCATGAAATTAGCCTCCGAATTGCAGCAGCAGGCTGAGCGGTTTGGTGCGGATATTGAGTATGGCGATGTCACGGAACTCAAGCAAGTTGACGGCGAATTGGAATTGACGATTGATGGTCAACCAGTGCGAGCCAAAGCAGTGCTGCTAGCGACCGGCTCAAATCACCGCAAGCTGGGCGTGCCGGGCGAAGATGAATTGTATGGCCGCGGCGTGCATTACTGTGCAACGTGCGACGGTGCATTTTACCGCGATAAGCGCTTGATCGTCGTTGGCGGCGGCAACTCGGCGGTGCAGGAAGCGATATTTCTAACTCGCTATGCCAGCCACATCGACCTACTGGTACGCAGTAAATTGCGCGCCAGCGATGTCCTGCAAAAAGAATTACAAAAGTATGTTGATGAGGGTAAAATTACCGTCCATATCGGTGCGACGACTGATGAAATTATCGTCAAAGACGACAAATTCTACGGCGTCAAATCGACCCAAAACGGTGAACAAAAAGAATTTACTGCAGACGGTTTGTTCGTCTTCATCGGCCTCATCCCGAACACGCAGTTCTTGAAGGAATCAGATGTTGAGCTGGACCTCGGCGGGCACATCGTTACCGACGAACATTTGCATACCAACATTCCTGGTGTCTTTGCTTCGGGCGATGTACGTTCGGGTGCGACCATGCAAATCGCTTCGGCGGTTGGCGAGGGCGCGGTCGCGGCGTTGCAGATTCGTGAATATTTACAAGAAAAAGCCAGAGAGGAGTAG